The genomic DNA GATCCTGAAGCGTTACGACGGCCGGTTCAAGGATATCTTCCAGGAGATTTACGAAAAGTGCGTCCGTGCGGTGGATGAACGTTCGGGAGGGAAGAATTTGAAGAAACTAACCGCTTTTGCTTCGCTTGCAGAGACTACAAGAAACAGTTTGAGGATGCGAAGATCTGGTACGAGCACCGGCTGATCGATGATATGGTAGCGCAGGCGCTCAAATCTTCGGGCGAATTCGTGTGGGCCTGCAAAAACTACGACGGAGACGTGCAGTCAGATATTGTGGCGCAAGGGTACGGTTCGCTCGGCCTCATGACATCGGTGCTGGTGTGTCCGGACGGCAAAACGCTCGAATCGGAAGCCGCTCACGGAACCGTCACGCGCCACTATCGGTAGGCGCCCTGCCCCGACCGTAACACCTGTGAATGGCCATTGTATGTGTTTGTCCCccctttttgtttcgttcgcaGCGAACACCAGAAGGGACGCCCCACCTCCACCAATCCGATCGCATCGATCTTCGCGTGGACCCGCGGTTTGGAGCACCGAGCCAAGCTTGACAACACACCCGACCTAGCCCGCTTTTCGCAAGCGCTCGAGAAGGCCTGCGTCGACACGGTGGAATCGGGCAAGATGACCAAGGATCTGGCACTCTGCATTCACGGTTCGCGCAACCTCAAGGACAGCATGTACCTAAACACGCAGGACTTCCTGGAAGCCATCTCGGAGCAGCTGGAGCGTACGTGGAAGAAGTAGGGAGCACGGACCGTGCGGCCGGGGACACACTTTTGTACCATATTTGAATTAAACTTTCCGAATAAAAAACGAAACCTTCCCAGAGTTTTGACAAAGTGCTTGGAAAAAGGGGTgggaatttaaataaaacattttattttacactATTCGAGggggcacacgcacacacacaggcctGTCTCTCCAtcgtagtggtggtggtagcctGTGGGAAGAGGTTATTCTTCGATCGCGTCTACGAAGTGGCACGGTTTTCTTTCGCATTCTCGGACGAAGCCGTTTTGCTGCCCGCCTTTCCGGCATCGCCTTTCGTCAGTTCTCCGCCGGCTACCTTCTTTGCCAGCGGTTTGCGTCCGACCGGAAGCCCTTTACGAGCGATCTTACGACCGAGCTTAAGCTGATGGGTTGCTGCGTTGTTGGAAGCGGTTTTCCCGGAAGCAACCGTACCGGTTGCGGTTCCCTCGCGGttattactgctgctgccgctgctgctgctaccattGCCAGGTTGGTTGGTGCTTTCCCGTCCATTCTTCCCATTACCGACCGCTTTCATCGCTTTACCACCATCCTTCGGAGCGCCGGGCAGGTCGAGCTTTTCGATCGTTATACGCCGGTTGCGGAATGTTTGCTGATTCGCCCGCTTGATCATATCGACCGGGACCGGGGGCTTGAAGCACACGTACCCGGCCCGTTGGTGCGGGATTTGATCGAGCGACACCACATCGCCAAACGGTTGAAAGAAGATTCGTAGCGCATTGTTGGACAGTTCTGTTTTGCCggtagaaggaaaaaagggagacAAAACGTGTTGAAACTGGTTTCTTTCAACTCCTTTAGCATCGTGCccccaaaaacaaactcaCCGTCCGGATTACAGTACTTTTGATAGGCCATCTGTACGGAGATATGCCGCTCCTTGAACATGCTGCGGTTGAGGCTTTTCGCTGCGGCCCGCGCCTCGGCTCGCCGCCGGAAGCGAATGTGACAGCTGACCGAGCGAAGCTGTGCGTACTCGGCATCGGTGAGCACCAGCGTTCCGTCCGGAAACTCCATCCGTATCGATCGGATCGCTCCGAACGCCTTGAAGTGTTGCCACAGCTCTTGGCGGGTCGTTGAGATCGGTATGTTTTCAACATACACACAGTTTTCGGTGCCTTTGGAAACGGTTGAGAAACGGTGAGCACAAACCTCCCCTTACGCGGGACCAACAGCAATACATACCCAGCAACGAGGGATTGACGATCGGTTTGGCAACGTAGGTGGTTTCCGTTTTAACGTCACACGCATTCTTGGCACTGTCTGGCGTATCGAACTCGATCGTGCTGCAAAGGTACGGTCCGGCCTCGAACGGGTACTGTGTCTGGCGGCCCATTATTGTCCTGCCTCCGCGGGTACGCAACTCGATCGAAAGCACCGTGCCGAAACGCTGAAACAGCTGGTAGATCTCCGATTTCTTCGTGCCACCTGGAATATTGCTCACGAAGACGCTTTTTTTCACTGCGCGGCACGAAACGGAACGCGGAAACAAAAGCTGTTAGCTGTGGGCGGGCGAAACCATCACTTCCCGGCGGTACGGTACTTACTGTGCTGTAGAAAATGTTCATCTCCCTCGCAGATTTCTCCATTGCTGAAGTAGAGCTTTTTCACACTTTCCTGCTTCACCGCGGTGGCTGGTTCTGCTTCGTACGTGAAGTAGAAGAAACGTTTCAAGCCTTTGTTTTTTATGTCCACCTTTTTCAGCATTCCCAGCACAGTTTGGCGCAGCTGCCGCTTTCGGCCAGGCACATTTTCCGCCTTCTCACCACCAGCGGAGGTGGAAGAATTCATGATAAGTCTCGTTTTTCGCTGCACTGATGAAGAATTTACGTACGCCAATAAATAGAGCCAGCCTTCTTTTCCTCTGCCGAGCGGTGCGGTGTATAGAGTTTGTTTATATCGGCATCATTGCGCTCAAGGTGCATATAGGATAGGTGTGCGCTGAGAGATGTGCCTTGTTGTTTAGGCGAATGCAACTCTTTATCTATTTACTTTAAGTTGTTTGATGATATAATGTTGAATAACTTGCTGAATGCATAGTGGTTATCAATACACAACATACAAAACGGTTGGTCGAATTATCACataaattcattttaattatttgataGGGTGACCAAACTGAAGAAATCAATCAGCGCTTCATAAACCGTCGCCCCCCAAGCTGTCATTCGTGTTGTCAACAAAACCCTACGGCCGAGCTAACCGCGTGTATGCATTTTGTGGTGGTCTAGCATTATTTACTCCAGTTTAAAAAATCCGTATCAAGTTAAAGAGCGACACTGTACTGTAATGGAAGGTAAGACGAAATGGTAAAACATTGCTTACCCACCTTCTCATACCCACCAATACTCATATTGCCCTTTTGTTTGATTCCTTAGAAAAGCAAACCGAGCACACCATCTTCGTTGGAAACCTTCCGACCACGTCGAATAGAAAGACAATAAACCAGCTGTTCAGAAAGTATGGCACCATACAAACAATGCGCTTCAGGACAAACACAGGCCAAAAAGTATCGGCCAGGTATTTAAAGGCTTGTCCATCGCTCATTGCTTACGTACGCTTTTCCTCGAAGGAGGAAGTGCAACGTGCGTGCGAAATGAATGGTCAGATGGTGGGCGAAAATCGCATCCGCGTGTGTCCGCAGGATCAAAAGCAGATAGGAAAAGTTTCAACTACCGTATTTGTAGGCGGCCTACACAACAGTAAGTTCGTGTGTTGTACTGCATTGTAAAGCACTACATTTGttggattgttttgtttttgttttctcccccCAACCATTTAGACACGACGGAAAATGATCTGTACGAATTCTTCGGTAAGGTTGGCCCGATCGAGTACATCCGGTATCTGGCCGAGAAACACTTCGCGTTCGTTTGCTTCGAGAAAAGCGTTTCCGCAAAGAAAGCGTTGAAGCTGAACAACACAAAGCTGTACAAGCATGAGATTAGAATAGAGCCGATCGATGCGAAGCGCTCCAACGTGAAAACGAACAAGAAGGGTCACCTAGTACCGCGCCATAAGCCGCCAAAGGTGCAGTCGAAGGAGACGAATGATGGTGCCGAACCAAAACAGTTCCATGGCCAAGTGTCGCAGAAGaagagcgaaaagaaaagaatgagCAAAAAATCTGGCTTTGGTTCGCTGAAGGAAAAGCGAGTGTTGAGCAAAAAGCTAAAGTCGGCGGCGCAAGCGAAAgtgtaaatttaaatgataaatgtaaataaattgaGGAATGTCATGCTCAAAAAACTATAAATACCGCTATGATACTCCCGTGGACGAATTGTCCGAAGAAGTTGTTCATATTTTgtagcaacaacacaaaacacacttaAGGTGCCAGACGCGAGCCATATCACCAATACACACGCGCGCTTTTGCTATCACATCGCAAACTTCAAAACCGGCACACTGCTCGGAAGGTGTGCGTTTcctttgtttacgtttttacAGCTTGAAGCAGGCACTGAGcagcagtgtgcgtgtgtgtgagcgagagagattaGATTGCAGCGAAAGTGAAACATAGATGTGGGTGCTTCCGCGAACCTGTCTCAACGAACGGACCAAGTACTAGACCGGAACCAGACCGGAACAGTGCAGCGCAGTGAGTGTGTGATCCGTGACGTCCTGTCGAAGGTTGGAAGACATACACTAAACTTAACTTATCCTGCATTCGTGTGTAGTAGCCTGCGGTGTATACCACAGTGTGTTGTCCAAAGGGTCAGTGCGTCATGGCCATGGTTAATACAGTGAAGCAAGAAAATGCTACCATCAATGGGCAAAAGCGTTGCCGTGTCGCCGTCTGGGGTTGAGTGAGTAAGCAACCCCCAGAACTCGACGTTCATCCGTGCGGAGGCGTTTCTTCGAGGACGgctcgtgcgtgtgtgtgactgaAATGGAGTGTACACGGAACGAGCCAGGTAGTGTCGTGTTGTCTGTGTCACCGTCGCACGGTTACCTTCGCAACCGAACCGCCGCCAACGCGTCATCACGTTCATCCACCAGTCTGCTCCACCGAACCCTTCCTATACCACCCCTAACCCCTACGTTCTCTTCGCTTTTGTCGTTGGAGAATGCATTGAAAAGGGTCATCCACAGGAGGATGTTTTGAGCGCCATGCACACACATGTGTTACAGTGCTTGCTTCCTCCGCACATTCGGGAAAGGGTAGcatgctctcgctctctcactctcttgcCCTCTCTTccttaaatttcattttctctcaGCAGCTCTTGCGCACTATGGGAATATTTTGGACAAATGTAGTTGTTTTTTAtcattaataatatttttttattaaaaaagggCGGCCGGGAAGTATTGCTATCATTTATAATATGGCTACTGCTTGTGGAAGTTTACGATGAATCTACCTACTCGTAGTGAAATATATTGCCAGTTGATGGCCGCCGTTCGCCTAAAACTCCAAAACAACGGCCATATAATTTTGCTTCAGTTTAAAGGCCCATGCTGATAGTTGTCTGGGATCGGCGTAGTAATTTTGTGGTACAAGCTGTTGCAACAGGTGGAAAAACAAGCTGCCCAAAGACAACTTGTCGAATTCCAATGCCCAAAATCGACCACCAAACACTTAAGCCAAGCCAAAGTAATAGATTCGCTCAGTTCGAAGCCGACGGCTCTCGCCACTCTTCCTAGAAAATGGTTGGAATTTTGACCAGAGAATGAAATTGTGTTCTAGATactgaaatttaaaaaaatgcccGTCAGATGGttaaaaagtggaaaaaaggCTAGGCAAGGCAAATAATTTCAAGACTtacgattttattttcaaattcaaacattTCTGATTGAATCATTTACACAAGACGatgataaaattaattaacatttCAGTAATATTTACTACACTTACCTAAAATGCATAATTTGGCCGTGTAGGGTCACTTTCGTCCATCTTTTAGTACAAAACTTTCACACAATCCTTTTTCCAAGggttctctctcacactctctctctcagtctctctccctctcccgtTGATATTGTATGTGCATCATCGTCCGGCATCAATGGCAGCAGGCATAGAGTGgtgagatcatcatcatcaactcaCCCCCGTGCGCAGTATTGCTGTAGGGGCGGTTTCGGTTCTACCGTTCTACGATAGTAGTTTGGGAGTTTTCAGTTCAGATTTCACATATCCATCGGCACGCAGTGTGTGCGCTCGTCGTTGCGCTTCCGGCGACGACTAGCCTACTTGTGGTGTGGTTCAAGTTTCAATACCAAAAAAGTaagcatacacacatacacatacaaa from Anopheles stephensi strain Indian chromosome 2, UCI_ANSTEP_V1.0, whole genome shotgun sequence includes the following:
- the LOC118508279 gene encoding RNA-binding protein 34-like, producing the protein MEEKQTEHTIFVGNLPTTSNRKTINQLFRKYGTIQTMRFRTNTGQKVSARYLKACPSLIAYVRFSSKEEVQRACEMNGQMVGENRIRVCPQDQKQIGKVSTTVFVGGLHNNTTENDLYEFFGKVGPIEYIRYLAEKHFAFVCFEKSVSAKKALKLNNTKLYKHEIRIEPIDAKRSNVKTNKKGHLVPRHKPPKVQSKETNDGAEPKQFHGQVSQKKSEKKRMSKKSGFGSLKEKRVLSKKLKSAAQAKV
- the LOC118504759 gene encoding polyadenylate-binding protein 7-like is translated as MNSSTSAGGEKAENVPGRKRQLRQTVLGMLKKVDIKNKGLKRFFYFTYEAEPATAVKQESVKKLYFSNGEICEGDEHFLQHMKKSVFVSNIPGGTKKSEIYQLFQRFGTVLSIELRTRGGRTIMGRQTQYPFEAGPYLCSTIEFDTPDSAKNACDVKTETTYVAKPIVNPSLLGTENCVYVENIPISTTRQELWQHFKAFGAIRSIRMEFPDGTLVLTDAEYAQLRSVSCHIRFRRRAEARAAAKSLNRSMFKERHISVQMAYQKYCNPDELSNNALRIFFQPFGDVVSLDQIPHQRAGYVCFKPPVPVDMIKRANQQTFRNRRITIEKLDLPGAPKDGGKAMKAVGNGKNGRESTNQPGNGSSSSGSSSNNREGTATGTVASGKTASNNAATHQLKLGRKIARKGLPVGRKPLAKKVAGGELTKGDAGKAGSKTASSENAKENRATS